One stretch of Pieris brassicae chromosome 8, ilPieBrab1.1, whole genome shotgun sequence DNA includes these proteins:
- the LOC123712838 gene encoding crossover junction endonuclease MUS81, translating to MNPVAGKRLTYKRMRPNPLFEKCLEKIYEEARLNNTKYLPIIKEAMSSLSKYPLPLKSGADCAILKGFNKSLCILLDKYVLEAVPKNYLSHNTTTTDEVIDLETHLSPDINDYTCKPLCTQEIIDVENCNASIVQHIDNIGNSPKSSCSEILPKKGIYKPQFKSGAFAILLGLLEHYQQNTEKNLSKDEIIQVAQKYCEESFKVTKTVRYSAWSSMARLINKGLVMKSQSKNITYALTEKGVSMAYNLWNEYKTKPSTHKFMFQKPMEDVDIRNVSSSDNLINLPEINPFEKRHAGCEEVLTNHLVIYLPANSYDIVLLIDKNEKNGNEDPFHNYPDLKYELRSLKVGDFTWIARNHVSHEELVLPYIIERKRMDDLGASIKDGRFHEQKFRLRKCGLKHVFYLVESYDKNKHVGLPLPSLMQALANTRIQDGFKIYYTDSLIKSHRFLAMMTKRLQVEYMNKSLRGTSCNPKDGMLMTFNYFNKSSVKTKVLSVTEMFIKMLLQLKGMSIEKALAITSVYKTPKSLLIAYENCDTKLGALLLAHLKYGDLNRNVGPTVSKAIFQLFTSY from the exons atgaatccTGTAGCAGGAAAAAGATTAACATATAAGCGAATGAGACCTAATCCTCTAtttgaaaaatgtttagaGAAAATTTATGAAGAAGCTAgattaaacaatacaaaatatttgccAATCATCAAAGAAGCCATGTCATCATTATCTAAATATCCATTACCTTTAAAATCTGGAGCTGACTGCGCTATACTtaaaggttttaataaatcactATGTATTCTTCTAGACAAGTATGTGTTAGAAGCAGTCCCTAAAAATTATCTTTCTCACAATACTACTACTACAGATGAGGTAATAGATCTAGAAACTCACCTAAGTCCAGATATTAATGATTATACTTGTAAACCTTTATGCACCCAGGAAATAATAGATGTAGAGAATTGCAATGCATCAATTGTTCAACACATAGATAACATTGGTAATAGTCCAAAATCTTCTTGTTCTGAAATACTTCCTAAAAAAGGTATCTATAAACCTCAATTCAAGTCTGGAGCTTTTGCTATTCTTCTGGGTCTGTTAGAGCACTATCAGCAAAATACTGAAAAGAATTTATCAAAAGATGAAATCATACAAGTTGCCCAGAAGTATTGTGAAGAATCTTTTAAAGTCACAAAAACTGTAAGGTACTCAGCTTGGTCCAGTATGGCCCgcttaattaataaaggcCTTGTGATGAAAAGTCAGAGTAAGAACATTACATATGCATTAACTGAAAAAGGTGTTTCAATGGCTTATAATTTGTGGaatgaatataaaactaaacctTCAACACATAAATTTATGTTCCAAAAACCAATGGAAGATGTAGATATTAGAAATGTTTCATCATCagataatttaatcaatttgcCAGAAATCAATCCATTTGAAAAAAGACATGCTGGTTGTGAAGAGGTTCTAACTAATCATCTAGTGATTTATTTACCTGCAAATTCTTATGATATTGTgttattaattgataaaaatgaaAAGAATGG aaatgaAGATCCATTCCATAACTATCCTGATTTGAAATATGAACTGAGAAGCCTTAAAGTTGGTGATTTTACATGGATTGCAAGAAATCATGTCAGTCATGAGGAACTTGTCTTGCCATATATCATTGAAAGAAAGAGGATGGATGATTTAGGAGCAAGTATAAAAGATGGAAGATTCCATGAGCAAAAATTTAGATTAAGAAAATGTGgtttaaaacatgttttttatcTTGTGGAAtcatatgataaaaataaacatgttgGCCTACCTCTACCTTCCCTTATGCAAGCCCTTGCAAATACAAGAATCCAAGATggctttaaaatttactatacAGATTCTTTGATCAAAAGTCATAGATTTTTGGCTATGATGACCAAAAGGTTGCAAGTTGAGTATATG AACAAATCATTACGTGGCACCAGTTGCAATCCAAAAGATGGAATGCTAATGACCTTCAACTACTTTAATAAATCATCAGTGAAAACTAAAGTTTTGAGTGTTACTGAAATGTTTATCAAAATGCTGCTTCAACTAAAAGGAATGTCTATTGAAAAGGCATTAGCAATAACTAGTGTTTACAAAACACctaaatctttattaattgcTTATGAAAATTGTGATACAAAACTAGGAGCACTTCTTCTAGCTCATTTAAAATATGGTGACTTAAACCGAAATGTGGGTCCCACTGTCAGCAAGgcaatatttcaattatttacttcCTATTAA